The following proteins come from a genomic window of Corallococcus sp. NCRR:
- the tmk gene encoding dTMP kinase, whose product MSAARKVALPGRFIVLEGLDGAGTTTQTERLASVLRAEGHAVVTTREPSDGPVGTMLRQALTGRLGLPHGRGALAQETLALLFAADRTDHLHARVLPALEEGKVVLCDRYVLSSLAYQGASLPMAWVDTVNAHAVSPDLTLFVGVDPKVAAKRRAVRGGPAELFEADEAQRRIAKQYLKAITLRAKRERIVHIDGELSVEGVTDACLKEVRRLLARKR is encoded by the coding sequence GTGAGCGCCGCCAGGAAGGTCGCCCTGCCGGGGCGATTCATCGTGTTGGAGGGCCTGGACGGCGCGGGCACCACCACGCAGACGGAGCGCCTTGCGTCCGTGCTGAGGGCGGAGGGGCACGCGGTGGTGACGACGCGCGAGCCGTCCGACGGTCCGGTGGGGACGATGCTGCGCCAGGCGCTCACGGGCCGCCTGGGCCTGCCGCACGGCCGGGGAGCGCTGGCGCAGGAGACCCTGGCGCTGCTGTTCGCGGCGGACCGGACGGACCACCTGCACGCGAGGGTGTTGCCGGCGCTGGAGGAGGGCAAGGTGGTGCTGTGCGACCGCTACGTGCTGTCCTCGCTGGCGTACCAGGGCGCGAGCCTGCCCATGGCGTGGGTGGACACGGTGAACGCGCACGCGGTGTCGCCGGACCTGACGCTGTTCGTGGGCGTGGACCCCAAGGTCGCGGCGAAGCGCCGGGCCGTGCGCGGAGGCCCCGCGGAGCTGTTCGAAGCGGACGAGGCCCAGCGGCGGATCGCGAAGCAGTACCTCAAGGCCATCACGCTGCGAGCGAAGCGCGAGCGCATCGTGCACATCGACGGTGAGCTGTCCGTGGAGGGCGTGACGGACGCGTGCCTCAAGGAAGTGCGGCGGTTGCTCGCGCGCAAGCGCTGA
- a CDS encoding competence/damage-inducible protein A: protein MERTGAAAIIIGNEVLTAKVKDENGPHLIQRLRELGIPLVSVETILDDVDAIVDAVSRARRKARYVFTSGGIGPTHDDVTVRAVALALGRPVVRLPEMVSAIQARAGTSPVTPESLRLADAPEGAVLLAQPGMWFPVLTVGDMFLLPGVPQLFRLQLETVLSRLSGTPVHLVNLYFNLGESALAAVLDRVALDMPHVAIGSYPVFDAAMDYRVKVTVEAPERAHVDDAVGRLLAGFPADALVRRE, encoded by the coding sequence ATGGAGCGGACCGGCGCGGCGGCGATCATCATTGGCAACGAGGTCCTCACCGCGAAGGTGAAGGACGAGAACGGCCCCCACCTCATCCAGCGGCTGCGGGAGCTGGGCATCCCGCTCGTCTCGGTGGAGACCATCCTGGACGACGTGGACGCCATCGTGGACGCGGTGTCCCGCGCCCGGCGCAAGGCCCGCTACGTCTTCACCAGCGGCGGCATCGGCCCCACCCACGACGACGTCACGGTGCGCGCGGTGGCGCTCGCCCTGGGCCGGCCCGTGGTGCGGCTGCCGGAGATGGTGTCGGCCATCCAGGCCCGCGCCGGCACGTCACCGGTGACGCCGGAGTCCCTGCGCCTGGCGGACGCGCCCGAGGGCGCGGTGCTCCTCGCCCAGCCGGGCATGTGGTTCCCCGTGCTGACGGTGGGGGACATGTTCCTGCTGCCGGGGGTGCCGCAGCTCTTCCGGCTGCAGCTGGAGACGGTGCTCTCACGGCTGAGCGGCACGCCGGTGCACCTGGTCAACCTGTACTTCAACCTGGGCGAGAGCGCCCTGGCCGCCGTGCTGGACCGCGTGGCGCTGGACATGCCCCACGTGGCCATCGGCTCCTATCCCGTCTTCGACGCGGCCATGGACTACCGCGTGAAGGTGACGGTGGAGGCCCCGGAGCGGGCCCACGTGGACGACGCCGTGGGCCGGCTGCTCGCGGGGTTCCCGGCGGACGCGCTGGTCCGCCGGGAGTAG
- a CDS encoding delta-60 repeat domain-containing protein encodes MRPIVLRSPAPGRRSPFHLRSLSALTLMMAALLAAACGSSDEPTSPSPTPTRDAGVVDAGTGTSDGGSDGGTQEQDGGTEPTTPDAGETPPAFTLSTASEQTVRFNPSTSTAFAVQVLRHPDFTGEVSLSVEGLPPHVRTTQALPVIIPEGAASTPLGYVPDEFAAYGQFALKLVGVGDGERVEFPLTLKVEPASAALDSAFGTEGVAAPEFGLPSVKITGMAEQSDGKWILVGSTGTTGQRDVLVARLLADGTLDATFGTQGVVVSDICGGDDYVDAVAVQSDGRIVVAGGAISGTNTCAGPKYQSVLLARYTQAGVLDTTFGGTGVRTFQLSTGISTLHAVTLDANGNIIGAGTVDNDGLDLVVVRLTPAGVPDTTFSADGVATVDVGREDDGLCVVAEPDGKVVVAGASTGSLDTLVVRRFNANGTLDNSFRYLSSFSSPDLTPRTLQRLSNGSWLVGGKAVFSDGDTQAVVARLTASAGQDTTFGNEGYTYFTAGLTGVRDTVVGTGLLADGTLAVATWSQDAKGASGLGVVHLAPNGASILRSHRTDLPGDEQPTAARLDAQGYLRVAGTRIPEGKSEAVPFVTRFHPY; translated from the coding sequence ATGCGCCCAATCGTCCTTCGTTCCCCGGCTCCTGGCCGCCGCTCGCCGTTCCATCTCCGAAGCCTCTCCGCGCTCACGCTGATGATGGCCGCCCTGCTGGCGGCCGCCTGCGGCTCGTCGGATGAGCCCACGAGTCCGTCCCCGACGCCGACCCGTGATGCTGGGGTGGTGGATGCAGGGACGGGGACCTCGGATGGCGGCTCGGATGGGGGCACGCAGGAGCAGGACGGCGGCACCGAGCCCACGACGCCAGACGCAGGGGAGACGCCTCCCGCGTTCACCCTGTCGACGGCCTCCGAGCAGACGGTGCGCTTCAATCCTTCGACGTCGACCGCGTTCGCGGTCCAGGTCCTCCGGCATCCGGACTTCACGGGAGAGGTCTCGCTCTCGGTGGAAGGTCTGCCTCCCCACGTGCGCACCACCCAGGCGCTGCCGGTGATCATCCCCGAGGGAGCGGCTTCGACGCCGCTGGGCTACGTCCCGGATGAGTTCGCGGCCTATGGCCAGTTCGCTCTCAAGCTGGTGGGCGTGGGGGACGGAGAGCGCGTCGAGTTTCCGCTCACCCTGAAGGTGGAGCCCGCGTCGGCCGCGCTGGACAGTGCCTTCGGAACAGAAGGCGTGGCGGCGCCGGAGTTCGGCCTTCCGTCGGTGAAGATCACCGGCATGGCCGAGCAATCCGACGGCAAATGGATCCTCGTGGGCTCCACCGGAACCACGGGTCAGCGGGACGTGCTGGTGGCGCGCCTGCTCGCGGATGGGACGCTGGACGCCACGTTCGGCACGCAGGGCGTGGTGGTCAGCGACATCTGCGGAGGCGATGACTACGTGGACGCCGTCGCCGTGCAGTCGGATGGCCGCATCGTCGTCGCGGGCGGAGCCATCTCCGGCACGAACACCTGCGCGGGGCCGAAGTATCAGAGCGTGCTGCTGGCGCGGTACACGCAGGCAGGCGTGCTGGACACCACGTTCGGTGGGACGGGCGTGCGCACCTTCCAGCTCTCCACGGGCATCTCCACCCTGCACGCGGTCACCCTCGACGCCAATGGCAACATCATCGGCGCGGGCACCGTCGACAACGACGGCCTGGACCTGGTGGTGGTCCGCCTGACGCCGGCCGGGGTCCCGGACACGACCTTCAGCGCGGACGGCGTGGCGACCGTGGACGTGGGCCGCGAGGATGACGGCCTGTGCGTCGTCGCCGAACCCGACGGCAAGGTCGTCGTGGCCGGCGCCTCCACGGGCAGCCTCGACACGCTGGTCGTGCGCCGCTTCAATGCCAACGGCACCCTGGACAACAGCTTCCGCTACCTGTCGTCGTTCAGCTCGCCGGACCTCACGCCGCGGACCTTGCAGCGGCTGTCGAACGGGAGCTGGCTGGTGGGCGGAAAGGCGGTGTTCTCCGACGGGGACACCCAGGCCGTGGTGGCGCGTCTGACCGCGAGCGCGGGGCAGGACACGACCTTCGGCAACGAGGGCTACACCTACTTCACGGCGGGGTTGACGGGCGTGCGGGACACGGTCGTGGGCACGGGCTTGCTGGCGGATGGGACCCTCGCGGTCGCCACCTGGAGCCAGGATGCGAAGGGCGCATCCGGGCTGGGCGTCGTCCACCTGGCCCCGAACGGCGCCAGCATCCTCCGCTCGCACCGGACGGACCTGCCCGGTGACGAGCAGCCCACGGCCGCACGGCTGGATGCGCAGGGCTACCTGCGCGTCGCCGGGACGCGAATCCCGGAGGGCAAGAGCGAGGCCGTGCCCTTCGTGACCCGCTTCCATCCGTACTGA
- a CDS encoding AMP-binding protein — MDTAENGEDLFHSTIHLADLLYPHAERLGEGSSEEWSASLLDTRARALGTWLRTLNAAGERVLLLYPPGLEYVVGFMGCLYVGAIAVPCHPPDPSRLDSALHQLLAIARDCGARFVLTTSNLLELSPCLTSEAPELGGLHWVATDMVPTSLAEDWKPPARAPEALPPVSMDAPLLDTDERYMRLHESHDPAPLDDSRCIPARFRAQAARTPDAVAVAADDEALTYAQLDAASDALAWHLREHGVARDVRVGLCVERATRMVVAMLGILKAGGAFVPLDPDGSREQLAAMMEDSRARVLVTQSHLVEHLPTDGVRTVVLDSEDAFELDVLGPPRAGSTLDDPAYVLYSSGASGKPSGVVVPHRSVADFFSAMDSRVGAAPEGTWLAVSRAFCDSSVLELLWTLVCGFRVGGAPHRQQPGLSACARATAALP; from the coding sequence ATGGATACAGCGGAGAACGGCGAAGACCTCTTCCATTCGACCATCCACCTCGCGGACCTGCTCTATCCCCATGCGGAGCGGTTGGGAGAAGGCTCCTCCGAGGAGTGGAGCGCCTCACTCCTGGACACCCGGGCGCGGGCGCTGGGGACGTGGCTGAGGACGCTGAACGCGGCCGGCGAACGGGTGCTGCTGCTGTATCCCCCGGGCCTCGAATACGTCGTGGGGTTCATGGGCTGCCTGTACGTGGGCGCCATCGCGGTGCCGTGCCACCCGCCGGATCCTTCCCGCTTGGACAGCGCCCTGCACCAGCTCCTTGCCATCGCTCGGGATTGCGGCGCGCGCTTCGTGCTGACGACGAGCAACCTCCTGGAGCTGTCCCCTTGTCTCACGTCGGAGGCGCCGGAGCTGGGTGGGCTCCACTGGGTGGCCACGGACATGGTTCCGACGTCGCTCGCGGAGGACTGGAAACCGCCAGCGCGAGCGCCGGAGGCCTTGCCTCCTGTGTCCATGGACGCGCCGCTGCTCGACACGGACGAACGGTACATGCGGCTTCACGAGTCGCACGACCCGGCGCCGCTGGATGACTCGCGCTGCATCCCAGCGCGGTTCCGCGCGCAGGCGGCTCGCACGCCGGACGCGGTCGCGGTGGCGGCGGACGATGAAGCGCTCACCTACGCACAGCTGGATGCGGCCAGCGATGCGCTGGCATGGCACCTGCGCGAGCACGGCGTCGCGCGGGACGTGCGCGTGGGCCTGTGCGTGGAGCGCGCCACCCGCATGGTGGTGGCGATGCTCGGCATCCTCAAGGCAGGCGGCGCGTTCGTGCCGCTGGATCCAGACGGCTCGCGGGAACAGCTGGCCGCGATGATGGAGGACTCACGGGCGCGGGTGCTCGTCACGCAGTCTCACCTGGTCGAGCACCTGCCCACGGACGGTGTGCGCACCGTCGTGCTGGACTCGGAGGATGCGTTCGAACTGGACGTGCTTGGGCCTCCGCGCGCGGGCTCGACGCTGGATGACCCTGCATACGTCCTCTACTCGTCCGGTGCCTCCGGTAAGCCCTCAGGCGTGGTGGTGCCGCACCGGAGCGTGGCGGACTTCTTCAGCGCCATGGACTCACGGGTGGGTGCTGCGCCCGAGGGCACATGGCTCGCCGTCAGCCGCGCCTTCTGCGACAGCTCCGTGCTGGAGCTGTTGTGGACGCTCGTCTGCGGCTTCCGCGTCGGTGGAGCCCCCCACCGCCAGCAACCGGGGCTCAGCGCTTGCGCGCGAGCAACCGCCGCACTTCCTTGA
- a CDS encoding tetratricopeptide repeat protein, giving the protein MSERNDVTRPSSPASVPPPGAPEAGAVQALAQNVSTLPAPVPQASAEDDARERIASMEREAKALATTEPQTAALLFHEVGLLWEEPLKNPRNAAVAFQNAYKLAPRFLANIRAARRLFADVGNWQMVVQLIDAELSASEDPRQQASLLFEKGQILEERLSRDNDAADALRQALDRKPTDVTLLTQLESVYAARNDAGALVEIYRLLATAVVPPSLRAHYLTSAGMLLEERLKQKEAAAAAFREAFALDRSDPLLQAAIKRAAEREGRTDELLSALLSEAEGQGSQGAPAYLHIAKVHDRLGRKDDALSALLAARRVSPHEPLVLSALAGIYETQGRFEELADVLLAWVGSINDESELVAINLRLAALYEDDLKRDQEAAARYQAILSRIPSHAAALAGLGKLSYRMQNWEGLVAVFDAEVTAAEDAKGKAARMYKAAEILEERLGRQEDAIARYNACLQLQPGYLPAQKALTRLYERQGRFAELVQMFEQDLLQTSDRDQVITTLNKMAVIYEDRLGDLDHAIECMKRILDLASDHLPTLRNLARLYERAGRFRELLETNDLEASFAGDTKQVLSLLHRNAEILDENLKDRVGAITAYERVLALSPSYLPALKALGRLYAQDGRWEKLIDMYRAESEISPSTDAAAALIYKIGELYEHRLKQENEALASYQEALMLAPSYFPALRALARIHRAHGAWESLVEVLRADAANRTDPLERANAMYQAAAIWEDQLGRPELAIEGYQEVLRLTPGHAATLRALERLYVAQDNVKELVSILDRETQVGQTPAAKVTAYLKLARLYLDRFQEPSRAAQCCESVLGLEPGNLTALTLLERIRVSDRVRRAELRVRIAERVTDTRLSSALRILAAADQEKGPPSERTLEVYQRAFDADPSDARLAFGLERVLRQSGDTAALSRMYGMRLAVTTDATEALELLLRAAELAEKNPDQEQAAALYRQALELQAQCLPALQGARRVALRRGDFATARAMMETEARASRDTKSAIEGFVTAAKLAAQKLNDPDGAAALYRLALERDPLHPGAATGLEELLAQRGGSSDLAALHERRAEARLAQRDVEAAAAAYVTAARLHNVALGDRARALEVLEKALAARPGFPDALETRGLLLLEAQQYAEAAQMLGQRVQQGGDPRVLAQHHLTLGALYQQHLNDPGRAAAHLQTALATLPRHPEALERLATVYAQGRNFGGAVDCLRRLLDQDLPNDARARFTVELARIHEEGLGDVASATALYKKALELTPGEPALVDRLVVLYERQRNLPELAQMLEAQAAATASTDVKRAAALRIRVASFYAGPLAEPARATVIYRQLVEQDPQNLQARAALADLYGRDMTSYPLAIEEHRQILRQDPARVDSLHALFKLWDAQKQQDKAFAVAAVLTFMRATNEVEQAFYSEARARQPQEPREALPAADVDTVLMHPAARGPLTDLLRAMGEHLGKVYPPQFEMLGVNPKQDKLKPDSAVFKAVRAVAQTFGVEEFEVYLARRGMLQPETTEPLSLCVGQDVVRRFNAREQKFLIGKAVLGLLNKTAVLSKLSQGETVDLFGNAIRVHEQQFNGLGRRNDEMTKQLKKAFSRKAMKASEGPAQTLSTQPKIDVATVVDALGFSADRAGLLVCGDPSVGLTMVLREDPNIVANRQDGSTDAILQAVRERADLKALLSWLLTDDFFRLRQRIGLAL; this is encoded by the coding sequence ATGAGCGAGCGCAATGACGTCACGCGGCCTTCGTCCCCCGCATCGGTGCCTCCCCCCGGGGCCCCCGAGGCTGGCGCGGTCCAGGCACTCGCACAGAACGTGAGCACCCTCCCCGCCCCCGTCCCCCAAGCCAGCGCCGAGGACGATGCCCGCGAGCGCATCGCTTCCATGGAGCGCGAGGCCAAGGCCCTTGCCACCACCGAGCCGCAGACCGCCGCCCTCCTGTTCCATGAGGTCGGTCTGCTCTGGGAAGAGCCTCTCAAGAATCCTCGCAACGCCGCGGTCGCGTTCCAGAACGCGTACAAGCTGGCTCCGCGCTTCCTCGCCAACATCCGCGCCGCCCGCCGCCTCTTCGCTGACGTCGGCAACTGGCAGATGGTCGTGCAGCTCATCGACGCGGAACTCTCCGCCTCCGAGGATCCTCGCCAGCAGGCGTCCCTCCTCTTCGAGAAGGGGCAGATCCTCGAGGAGCGCCTGTCGCGCGACAACGATGCCGCGGATGCCCTTCGCCAGGCCCTGGACCGCAAGCCCACGGACGTCACCCTCCTCACCCAGCTCGAATCCGTCTATGCCGCGCGCAACGACGCGGGCGCGCTGGTGGAGATCTACCGGCTGCTCGCCACCGCCGTCGTCCCTCCCTCCCTTCGCGCCCACTACCTCACCTCCGCGGGCATGCTCCTGGAGGAGCGCCTCAAGCAGAAGGAGGCCGCCGCCGCTGCGTTCCGTGAGGCCTTCGCGCTCGACCGCTCCGACCCGCTGCTCCAGGCCGCCATCAAGCGCGCCGCCGAGCGCGAGGGCCGCACCGACGAACTCCTCTCCGCCCTCCTCTCCGAGGCCGAGGGCCAGGGCTCCCAGGGCGCTCCCGCTTACCTCCACATCGCCAAGGTCCATGACCGCCTGGGCCGCAAGGACGATGCCCTTTCCGCGCTGCTCGCCGCTCGCCGCGTGAGCCCTCATGAGCCGCTCGTGCTGAGCGCGCTCGCCGGCATCTACGAGACCCAGGGCCGCTTCGAGGAGCTGGCCGACGTGCTGCTCGCGTGGGTCGGTTCCATCAACGACGAGAGCGAGCTCGTCGCCATCAACCTGCGCCTCGCCGCGCTGTACGAGGACGACCTCAAGCGCGACCAGGAGGCCGCCGCCCGCTATCAGGCCATCCTATCCCGCATCCCCAGCCATGCCGCCGCGCTCGCGGGCCTGGGCAAGCTTTCGTACCGGATGCAGAACTGGGAAGGGCTCGTCGCCGTCTTCGACGCGGAGGTCACCGCCGCCGAGGACGCCAAGGGCAAGGCCGCTCGCATGTACAAGGCGGCGGAGATCCTGGAAGAGCGCCTGGGCCGCCAGGAGGACGCCATTGCTCGCTACAACGCGTGCCTCCAGCTCCAGCCGGGCTACCTCCCCGCGCAGAAGGCCCTCACCCGCCTCTACGAGCGCCAGGGCCGCTTCGCCGAGCTGGTCCAGATGTTCGAGCAGGACCTGCTCCAGACGTCCGACCGTGATCAGGTCATCACCACGCTCAACAAGATGGCGGTCATCTACGAGGACCGCCTCGGGGACCTGGACCACGCCATCGAGTGCATGAAGCGCATCCTCGACCTGGCGTCGGATCACCTGCCCACGCTGCGCAACCTGGCCCGCCTCTACGAGCGCGCCGGGCGCTTCCGTGAGCTGCTGGAGACCAATGACCTGGAGGCGTCGTTCGCCGGTGACACCAAGCAGGTGCTGTCGCTGCTCCACCGCAACGCGGAGATCCTCGACGAGAACCTGAAGGACCGCGTGGGCGCCATCACCGCGTATGAGCGCGTGCTCGCGCTGTCGCCCTCATACCTGCCCGCGCTCAAGGCCCTGGGCCGGCTGTACGCGCAGGACGGCCGGTGGGAGAAGCTCATCGACATGTACCGCGCGGAGTCGGAGATCTCTCCGTCCACCGACGCGGCCGCCGCGCTCATCTACAAGATCGGCGAGCTGTACGAGCACCGCCTCAAGCAGGAGAACGAGGCGCTCGCGTCGTACCAGGAGGCGCTGATGCTGGCGCCCAGCTACTTCCCGGCGCTGCGCGCGCTCGCCCGCATCCACCGGGCGCATGGTGCCTGGGAGAGCCTCGTGGAGGTGCTCCGCGCGGACGCCGCCAACCGCACGGATCCGCTGGAGCGCGCCAACGCGATGTACCAGGCCGCCGCCATCTGGGAGGACCAGCTGGGCCGCCCGGAGCTGGCCATCGAGGGCTACCAGGAGGTCCTGCGCCTCACGCCGGGCCACGCCGCCACGCTGCGCGCGCTGGAGCGCCTGTACGTCGCCCAGGACAACGTGAAGGAGCTGGTGTCCATCCTCGACCGCGAGACGCAGGTGGGCCAGACGCCCGCGGCCAAGGTGACCGCGTACCTCAAGCTCGCGCGCCTGTACCTGGACCGCTTCCAGGAGCCGTCCCGCGCCGCGCAGTGCTGCGAGTCCGTGCTGGGCCTGGAGCCCGGCAACCTCACCGCCCTCACGCTGCTGGAGCGCATCCGCGTGTCGGACCGCGTCCGCCGCGCGGAGCTGCGCGTCCGCATCGCCGAGCGCGTCACCGACACGCGCCTGTCCAGCGCCCTGCGCATCCTGGCCGCCGCGGATCAGGAGAAGGGCCCGCCCTCCGAGCGCACCCTGGAGGTCTACCAGCGCGCCTTCGACGCGGACCCTTCCGACGCGCGCCTCGCCTTCGGCCTGGAGCGCGTGCTGCGCCAGAGCGGTGACACCGCCGCCCTGTCGCGCATGTACGGCATGCGGCTGGCCGTCACCACCGACGCCACGGAGGCGCTGGAGCTGCTCCTGCGCGCCGCCGAGCTCGCGGAGAAGAACCCCGACCAGGAGCAGGCCGCCGCGCTGTACCGGCAGGCGCTGGAGCTCCAGGCGCAGTGCCTCCCCGCGCTCCAGGGCGCCCGCCGCGTGGCCCTGCGCCGAGGCGACTTCGCCACCGCTCGCGCCATGATGGAGACCGAGGCCCGCGCGAGCCGCGACACCAAGAGCGCCATCGAGGGCTTCGTCACCGCCGCGAAGCTCGCGGCCCAGAAGCTCAATGACCCCGACGGCGCCGCGGCCCTCTACCGCCTGGCGCTGGAGCGCGACCCGCTGCACCCGGGCGCCGCCACCGGCCTGGAGGAGCTGCTCGCGCAGCGCGGCGGTTCCTCCGACCTCGCGGCCCTGCATGAGCGGCGCGCGGAGGCCCGGCTCGCTCAGCGCGACGTGGAGGCCGCCGCGGCGGCGTACGTCACCGCGGCCCGCCTGCACAACGTGGCGCTGGGTGACCGCGCCCGTGCGCTCGAGGTGCTGGAGAAGGCCCTGGCGGCCCGGCCCGGCTTCCCCGACGCGCTGGAGACCCGCGGCCTGCTCCTCCTGGAGGCGCAGCAGTACGCGGAGGCCGCGCAGATGCTCGGCCAGCGCGTGCAGCAGGGCGGAGACCCTCGCGTGCTCGCGCAGCACCACCTGACGCTGGGCGCGCTCTACCAGCAGCACCTCAATGATCCGGGCCGCGCGGCGGCGCACCTCCAGACGGCGCTGGCCACCCTGCCCCGTCACCCGGAGGCGCTGGAGCGGCTGGCCACGGTGTACGCGCAGGGCCGTAACTTCGGCGGCGCGGTGGACTGCCTGCGGCGGCTGCTGGATCAGGACCTGCCCAACGACGCCCGCGCTCGCTTCACCGTGGAGCTGGCGCGCATCCATGAAGAGGGCCTGGGCGACGTCGCCTCCGCCACGGCGCTCTACAAGAAGGCGCTGGAGCTGACGCCGGGCGAGCCCGCGCTGGTGGACCGGCTGGTGGTCCTCTACGAGCGCCAGCGCAACCTGCCGGAGCTGGCGCAGATGCTGGAGGCCCAGGCAGCCGCAACCGCGTCCACGGACGTCAAGCGCGCCGCGGCCCTGCGCATCCGCGTGGCGAGCTTCTACGCGGGCCCGCTGGCGGAGCCTGCCCGCGCCACCGTCATCTACCGGCAGCTCGTGGAGCAGGACCCGCAGAACCTCCAGGCCCGCGCCGCGCTGGCGGACCTGTACGGCCGCGACATGACCAGCTACCCGCTGGCCATCGAGGAGCACCGGCAGATCCTGCGCCAGGACCCCGCTCGCGTGGACAGCCTGCATGCGCTGTTCAAGCTGTGGGATGCCCAGAAGCAGCAGGACAAGGCGTTCGCCGTCGCCGCGGTGCTGACCTTCATGCGCGCCACCAACGAGGTGGAGCAGGCCTTCTACTCGGAGGCTCGCGCCCGGCAGCCGCAGGAGCCGCGGGAGGCGCTGCCCGCCGCGGACGTGGACACCGTCCTCATGCACCCGGCCGCACGCGGCCCGCTGACGGACCTGCTGCGCGCCATGGGTGAGCACCTGGGCAAGGTGTACCCGCCGCAGTTCGAGATGCTCGGCGTCAACCCGAAGCAGGACAAGCTCAAGCCGGACTCGGCCGTGTTCAAGGCCGTGCGCGCGGTGGCGCAGACATTCGGCGTGGAGGAGTTCGAGGTCTACCTCGCCCGGCGCGGCATGTTGCAGCCGGAGACGACGGAGCCCCTGTCCCTGTGCGTGGGCCAGGACGTCGTGCGCCGCTTCAACGCCCGTGAGCAGAAGTTCCTCATCGGCAAGGCAGTGCTGGGCCTGCTCAACAAGACGGCCGTCCTCTCCAAGCTGTCCCAGGGCGAGACGGTGGACCTGTTCGGCAACGCCATCCGCGTCCACGAGCAGCAGTTCAACGGCCTGGGCCGGCGCAACGACGAGATGACGAAGCAGCTCAAGAAGGCCTTCAGCCGCAAGGCGATGAAGGCCTCGGAAGGCCCCGCGCAGACGCTGTCCACGCAGCCGAAGATCGACGTGGCGACGGTGGTGGACGCGCTCGGCTTCTCCGCGGACCGCGCGGGCCTGCTCGTCTGCGGCGACCCGTCCGTGGGCCTCACCATGGTGCTGCGCGAGGATCCGAACATCGTGGCCAACCGCCAGGACGGCAGCACCGACGCCATCCTCCAGGCGGTGCGCGAGCGCGCGGACCTGAAGGCCCTGCTGTCGTGGCTGCTGACGGATGACTTCTTCCGCCTGCGCCAGCGCATCGGCCTGGCGCTGTAG
- the ribB gene encoding 3,4-dihydroxy-2-butanone-4-phosphate synthase, translated as MSRDSELNTIEEAIRDIQAGKCVIVADDEDRENEGDLIMAAELATPEMLAFMVRHTSGIICQPMLAERLDALRLPQMVAENTESHRTAFTVSVDFRHGTTTGVSASDRTKTIRALADPNSTADDFLRPGHIFPLRYREGGVLRRAGHTEAAVDLARLAGLQPSGILCELVKDDGTMQRMPDLKQFAREHDLKLVTIADLIEYRSRKDRLVRRESGQSVVRTRHGEFTALTYTWTPDGAKSLVLVKGDPSKPQPAPLVRLHGACAMGDVFGSPDCKCNLLLDRAMETVAREGTGVIVYLPGMHGNDFGIHHKRAGDGSNASVSRAANESRDVGMGCQILTDLGVSTMRVMSNTDMTYRGLSGFGLTIESRLPLEVE; from the coding sequence ATGAGCCGTGACTCCGAGTTGAACACCATCGAGGAGGCCATCCGCGACATCCAGGCCGGCAAGTGCGTCATCGTCGCCGACGACGAGGATCGCGAGAACGAAGGCGACCTCATCATGGCCGCCGAGCTCGCCACCCCGGAGATGCTGGCGTTCATGGTCCGCCACACCAGCGGCATCATCTGCCAGCCCATGCTCGCCGAGCGGCTGGACGCGCTGCGCCTGCCCCAGATGGTGGCGGAGAACACCGAGTCCCACCGGACGGCCTTCACCGTCTCCGTGGACTTCCGCCACGGCACCACCACCGGCGTCTCCGCCAGCGACCGCACCAAGACGATCCGCGCGCTCGCCGACCCGAACAGCACCGCGGACGACTTCCTGCGCCCCGGCCACATCTTCCCGCTGCGCTACCGCGAAGGCGGCGTGCTGCGCCGCGCGGGCCACACCGAGGCGGCCGTGGACCTGGCGCGGCTCGCGGGCCTGCAGCCGTCCGGCATCCTCTGCGAGCTGGTGAAGGACGACGGCACCATGCAGCGCATGCCGGACCTGAAGCAGTTCGCGCGCGAGCACGACCTCAAGCTCGTCACCATCGCGGACCTCATCGAGTACCGCAGCCGCAAGGACCGCCTGGTGCGCCGGGAGTCCGGCCAGAGCGTCGTGCGCACCCGCCACGGTGAGTTCACCGCCCTCACGTACACGTGGACGCCCGACGGCGCGAAGTCCCTGGTCCTGGTGAAGGGCGACCCGTCGAAGCCCCAGCCCGCGCCGCTGGTGCGCCTGCACGGCGCCTGCGCCATGGGCGACGTGTTCGGGTCGCCGGACTGCAAGTGCAACCTGCTGCTGGACCGCGCGATGGAGACCGTGGCGCGCGAGGGCACGGGCGTCATCGTCTACCTGCCCGGCATGCACGGCAACGACTTCGGCATCCACCACAAGCGCGCGGGCGACGGCAGCAACGCGTCCGTCAGTCGCGCGGCCAACGAGTCGCGCGACGTGGGCATGGGCTGCCAGATCCTCACGGACCTGGGCGTCAGCACCATGCGCGTCATGTCCAACACGGACATGACCTACCGGGGCCTCTCCGGCTTCGGTCTCACCATCGAGTCGCGCCTGCCGCTCGAGGTCGAGTAG